In the Telopea speciosissima isolate NSW1024214 ecotype Mountain lineage chromosome 6, Tspe_v1, whole genome shotgun sequence genome, CTCTTTGATGACTACCACGAGAATGAACAATTGTATCACGTGGTGCACCATTAATGAGAATATGATAAGAGACTGAAGATAAACAAGCCATAGCCAACTTAACCCAATGAGAATTGAAGCCCAATTTAAGAAGCATTTGTTCATTAAACTCCCACTCCAAATTGTCATATGCTTTCTTCATATCAAGCTTTAAGACAATAAACTTTTTCTTACCCAAGAAGACTTATTTATTAGGGGAAAAAGGGCACCGCCGCTAAAGCTTCGGCTGGCCTTTCTCTGTAACCAACCAATGTGCCCATTTCTTGTAGAATTGAGGCAGAAATTGATCAATGAAATGCGTCATGAATCGGATGGTTCAGGGCATGTAGGACTTGGGTCAATCTATAGGTAGAGATTCAAGATGCCATCAAATACACTCATCTAAAAAAAAGACGCCACCATATAAAATGGTGATTGGAGAGAGATAGGAGAGTAGAGGCAGAATCAGCACATGCAATGCTTGCCCATGTAATTATTTTATGAGAATCTAAGGTACTTGAACtgtcatctcttctttgccatCCCAAGACACATTTCAATGTCAAGAGTAGCTTTTTTTTGAGTCTCTTTTATAACCAGCTTGTTATCTTGTCTTTATGCATATTTCCATGTAGATTTTGGGTCCCCTACTGCCTAATACCAGACACTAGCAGAGCTCATAGGATATTGAAATTGGCAAGCCAGGGAGGGTTTGTGGGGAAGTCTGCCTTCTTCCTCACTTTTTGAAGCAGAAAAGCACAACTCTTTTACTGCCCTCTCACGTGCACCTTCTCATCCAAGccctcccttctctctccatcCATTTTATCCCCTTCTCTCTTATCAAACcctcttttctcatctcttttctctctctctgtctctctctccccgAAGAGTAAAAAGTGAGCTTGGAGGAGACTTTAGAAGGATGGAGAGTAGGATTTTCGAGGAAAATGATTGTATTTGTAGTAGTCTGATTTGGAGCAAGTACTTGTGTCACACTGTCAAGGTTGCAATTTGAATTTTTAAGCGTTAACAGCGGTAGGTCTTTGAATTTTCCAATGGCAGCACTAGAGGCACTTGTTTCCAATGAgctctccaacttcatcatCTATGACACTGTCTCTGCTACTCCAAACTACTGCCATGGCCTGCATTCAGAGACAAGCTTCTTATTTGAGTCAAGTAATTCTACAGATGGGATTCATAACAACCCACATTTTCATGGTTTAGGAGCTGTGGATTTCCGGCAGACTTCCGGCAGTCGACCATTACCGGCGAAGCGACCCAACATGAGTTCTTCAGAACACATTAGTGGGAAATTGAATAGGAATTCAAATTGCAATTCAACGATGCAAagcagaaagaagaggagaagaaagtcGAGGGTTTGCAAGAACAAAGAGGAAGCCGAGACACAGAGGATGAACCACATTGCAGTGGAACGAAATCGCCGCAAGCAGATGAACGAACACTTAGCCGTTCTACGGTCTATGATGTCTGAGTCTTACATACAAAGGGTACCAACCACCATAgatgacttcttttccttcttatttttcaTAAAGATTTGATTTTAAGCTTATTTAATTACTTTGAATTCTTTGGTTTGAACCCTTTTTCTCATAAATGTGGTTTGGTACTGCAGGGTGACCAAGCATCTATTGTAGGTGGAGCTATAGAATTTGTGAAGGAGCTTGAACAACTTCTGCAATCACTTGAAGCCAAGAAACGCTTAATgcaacaagaagaaggaggaggaggaggaggaggaggaggagaagaaggagccCATGAGAACTACAGCAAGAATTTCTTGTC is a window encoding:
- the LOC122663601 gene encoding transcription factor bHLH94-like produces the protein MAALEALVSNELSNFIIYDTVSATPNYCHGLHSETSFLFESSNSTDGIHNNPHFHGLGAVDFRQTSGSRPLPAKRPNMSSSEHISGKLNRNSNCNSTMQSRKKRRRKSRVCKNKEEAETQRMNHIAVERNRRKQMNEHLAVLRSMMSESYIQRGDQASIVGGAIEFVKELEQLLQSLEAKKRLMQQEEGGGGGGGGGEEGAHENYSKNFLSPPFAQFFSYPQFQWCQTPYKYQVENKPAIADIEVTLIETHANLRILSRRRPRQLFKLVSSFQALRLTILHLNVTTLDHLVLYSFNAKVEEGCQLNSVDDIAGAVHHMLRIIEDEAALSS